In the genome of Candidatus Palauibacter australiensis, the window CCCGCTGCGTCTGCGACGGCTTCATGAAGGCGAGCCGGCCCCATTCCCGCGCGATCGGCGGGTACACCTGGCGTTCGTTCTTCCGGCCGATGTAGCGATAGATGGTGATCCCCATCGTCACTTCGTCGCCCTCCGCCTGGAATCCCAGCGTCGAGAACGGGATCCGAAACTCCGCGAACCACCCTTCCCCGTTGCGGGTCGTGCGCACATCCCAGTGCGCGTTCCAGTCCTCGTTGAAGGGCGGGAGATCGCCGCTGAACTCGGCATCGTTGGAGATCGAGCGGTCCTGCCGGACCCCGGCCGGGGTCGTGCCGAACCAGAGCGCGGTTTCGTAGTCGTTGTAGCTGTCGATCACGAACGAAAACAGGTCATCGCCGCTGTAACTGTCCCGATAGAAGGTGTTTACGCGGATGCCTTCCGGGTTCGAATCGTACATTCGCCCGGAGACGTAGAGGTACCGGTCATCGTGCGCGAGGCGGATCTCCGTCCGCTCCGTCTGCTCCCCGCCGTGGGTGGGCGACATGATGAAGAGCGGGAGCGGATCGATCGTCTCCCACACGGGCTCGTTCACGACCCCGTCCACCTCGATCGTCTCGGAGATGCGGGTGATGGGTACCGGTGCGGCGGGCCGGAGCGCAGCGATGTCCACCTCACCCGCGGCGTTGGCCTGGGCCGCGAGCCCCGAGGCCGTCCACGCGGCCGCCACCGCGCCGGCGAACAGGGCCCCCGCGAGCCGGTCGCCGCGCACGGACAGCCGTCTCGGCACGCGCAGGGACGTCGCGCGGCTCCTCATCGGTCCCGCCGCGGTCGGATCATTCGAGCAGTTCGGTACCGCAGTGCTTGCAGTGGGTCGCATCCGGGTCGTGGCCGGACGAGGCGCAGCGCAGGCACACCCGCTCCATGGCGGCGCGCACTCTCGCGTCACGGCTGCCCGTGATCTCGGCCGTCACGATACCCGTCGGGACGGCGATCACGCCGTATCCCAGGATCATGAGGAGCGCGGCGAGCATCTGACCCGCCGTCGTCTGCGGCGTGATGTCGCCGAACCCCACCGTCGTCACGGTGACGATGGCCCAGTAGACGCCGCGGGGGATGCTGCTGAAGCCCGCCTCCGCCCCCTCGATCACGTACATCGCCGCGCCCACGACCGTCACCACGACGAGCACCGCGACGATGAACACGGCGACCTTGTAGGCGCTCGAGCGCAGCGCGCTGAGCAGGAGTCGCTCTCCCCCCACGAACTGGGCGAGCTTCAGGACCCTGAACACCCGCAGCACCCGCAGCAAGCGGATGACGGCGAGCGCCTGTCCTCCCGGGATCAGCAGCCCCACGAAGTTCGGCAGGACGGCGAGCAGGTCGACGATCCCGAAGAAGGAACGGGCGTATTGGCCGGCGCGCTCCGCGGAGATGAGGCGGAATAGGTATTCGACCGTGAACAGCAGCGTGAACACCCATTCGAGCGTCCACAGCGCGCCTCGAGCGCGAAGGTTGAAATCCTGCACGCTCTCCAGCATCACGACGACGACGCTGGCGAGGATGACGCCGATCAGGATGAGGTCGAAGAGGCGGCCGGCGCGGGTGAGGTTGCCGAAGATGATGCGGTGGGCCTCGCACCTCCACCGCGGCCGCTTCGAGAAGACCGGATGGTTCTCGTAGTCGATCGCCGGACGCGGGGGCTCCCGCCGGGACGGGAAGTACGACATGGTCCGGTTCCTGGCCATCACAGCCTCCCGATGAGGGACCGCAGCCGCAGCGCCCACACCCGCCACACCGCCTCGCGCACGATCGCCCCCGACATCTTGCTCTGCCCGAGGCGCCGGTCGGTGAACACGATGGGGACTTCCCCGACCCGGAACCCCTTCTTCCACGCGCGGAAGTTCATCTCAATCTGGAACGTGTACCCGGTCGATCCCACGCGGTCGAGGTCGATCGTCTCCAGCACGCGGCGCGTGAAGCACTTGAAGCCGCTCGTGGAGTCGGCGAGGCGCAGTCCCGTGGCGATGCGCGCGTACTTGTTCGCGTAGTAGCTGAGGAGCAGGCGCGACATGGGCCAGTTGATGACGTTCACCCCCGCAGTATAGCGGGATCCGACGACGACATCGAAGCGGCCGGTCGCGGCGATCATGTCGGAAATATAGCGTGCGTCGTGCGAGCCGTCGGCGTCCATCTCGAAGACCCATTCGAAATCCCGCTCCAGCGCCCAGCGGAAGCCGGCGATGTAGGCGGTGCCGAGCCCTAGCTTCCCTTCCCTGTGCAGGACGTTCACGCGCGGATCTGCCGCGGCGAGCGAGTCGACGAGGGCGCCCGTCCCGTCGGGCGATGCGTCGTCGACGACGAGGACCGAGAGCCGGGGGTCCTGCGCCAGCACGCCCTCGACGATCCCGGCGATGGAATCGATCTCGTTGTACGTAGGCAGGATGACGAGGCCCCGCTCGCTGCCTGCGGAAACCGCGGCAGCGACGGGATCGTCTTCCGGGTCGGGAGACGCCGTGAAGGAGATGTCGGGGCTCATGGCGCGCCGAATCTAGCGCCCCGGGGACCGCTCCCGCATGGGTGCGTCGTCACTCCTCCCTCGGAGACGGGCCACCCCGGAGCTCATCGAGGACTTCTTCCGAGAGGGCAGCCCGGCAGAACGAACCCGGAGATCCGGTGTTCAAACTCCTGGGGGGTTAAATCCTAGAGAAGGAGAGCACGGATGGTCGGATTCTGGTCCGCAAAGTGTTCCTGCAACACACCCAGGAGATCATCTCGGAACGCGCGCGCCCTACTCCTCATGTCCTCGAAGACCTCGCACTTCCCATCCTCCTGATCGAG includes:
- a CDS encoding ion transporter — translated: MARNRTMSYFPSRREPPRPAIDYENHPVFSKRPRWRCEAHRIIFGNLTRAGRLFDLILIGVILASVVVVMLESVQDFNLRARGALWTLEWVFTLLFTVEYLFRLISAERAGQYARSFFGIVDLLAVLPNFVGLLIPGGQALAVIRLLRVLRVFRVLKLAQFVGGERLLLSALRSSAYKVAVFIVAVLVVVTVVGAAMYVIEGAEAGFSSIPRGVYWAIVTVTTVGFGDITPQTTAGQMLAALLMILGYGVIAVPTGIVTAEITGSRDARVRAAMERVCLRCASSGHDPDATHCKHCGTELLE
- a CDS encoding polyprenol monophosphomannose synthase — its product is MSPDISFTASPDPEDDPVAAAVSAGSERGLVILPTYNEIDSIAGIVEGVLAQDPRLSVLVVDDASPDGTGALVDSLAAADPRVNVLHREGKLGLGTAYIAGFRWALERDFEWVFEMDADGSHDARYISDMIAATGRFDVVVGSRYTAGVNVINWPMSRLLLSYYANKYARIATGLRLADSTSGFKCFTRRVLETIDLDRVGSTGYTFQIEMNFRAWKKGFRVGEVPIVFTDRRLGQSKMSGAIVREAVWRVWALRLRSLIGRL